The genomic segment GCTCGTGATCTACGTACGGCGCAATGTGCACGACGCGCCCGAAGCCGCCGAGGAGCGGCGCAAGAGCGCCGACAAAGGCTCCTTCACGGCCATCTTCAAACCGGGGCTGCTGCGCACCACGTTCTTCGCGGTGCTCCTGTCCACCGGTGTACAGGGCGGCTACTACACACTGGCCACCTGGGTGCCCACGTACCTCAAGAGCGATCGCGGCCTCACCGTCGTCGGCACCGGCGGCTATCTGACCTTCCTGATCTCCGGCGCCTTCATCGGCTACCTCACCGGTGGCTATCTCACCGACAAGCTCGGCAGGAAGCGGAACATCACGCTCTTCGCGTTCCTCTCCGCGGCCAGCATCCTCGCGTACACGAACATCCCGGACGGCGCCAACGGCCTTCTTCTTGTGCTCGGTTTTCCGCTGGGCTTCTGTATGTCGGCGATTTTCAGCGGCTTCGGCTCGTTCCTCAGCGAGCTCTACCCGGCCGCCGTCCGCGGCACGGGGCAGGGCTTCACGTACAACACGGGGCGCGCGATCGGCGCCGTCTTCCCCACCATGGTCGGCTTCCTCGCCGACAGCTGGGGCGTCGGCGGAGCGCTGGTCTTCGGAGCCATCGGTTACGGACTCGCCGTCCTGGCGCTGCTCGGGCTGCCGGAGACGCGCGGAAGGGAGCTTCCGTGAACCACGAGACGCGCGCCACGCCGTCGATCCGCAGCGCCAAGAAGGCCCGCGCCGCCTTCCGCGCGGGCGACACGAGCCCCACCGCGGGATGGGCCGCGGGCTTCACCCAGGCCAACCTCATCTCCGTGCCCGCCGACTGGGCGTACGAGATGCTCCTGTTCTGCCAGCGCAACCCGAAGCCCTGCCCGGTCCTCGACGTCACGGACGCCGGTTCCTGGTCCACCCCGCTGGCTCCCGGCGCCGATCTCCGCACCGATCTGCCGCTGTACCGGGTGTGGGAGCACGGCGAGCTGACCGCCGAGCCCACGGACGTGGTGGGCCACTGGCGCGACGACCTGGTGACCTTCCTCATCGGCTGCAGCTTCACCTTCGAGTGGGCGCTCGCCGACGCCGGCGTCCCGCTGCGCCACATCGAGCAGGGCCGCAACGTCCCGATGTACGTCACCGACCGCCCCTGCCGCCCCGCGGGGCGGCTGCACGGCCCGATGGTGGTGTCGATGCGTCCCGTGCCGCCCAGCCGCCTCGCGGACGCCATCAGGGAGAGCTCGCTGATGCCCGCGGTGCACGGCAGCCCGGTGCACTGCGGCGACCCCGGCGGGCTCGGCATCGCGCATTTGGACCGCCCCGACTTCGGCGACGCCGTGGCCCTCGAACCCGACGACATTCCGGTGTTCTGGGCGTGCGGGGTCACCCCTCAGGCAGCGGTGATGGCATCGCGGCCGCCCTTCGCGATCACGCACGCGCCGGGCCGGATGTTCGTCACCGACGCCCGGGACGAGCAGTACCGCGTGGTGTGACGGCCGAAAACACCGGAGGCTTACGTCAAGCACTGGAGGCATACGTTGATGAGCGCGCCCCTGATCGATCTCAACGCCGACCTCGGCGAGGGCTTCGGCCGCTGGCACCTGACCGACGACGAGGAGCTGCTGTCCGTCGTCACCAGCGCCAACGTGGCCTGCGGGTTCCACGCCGGCGACCCGGTGACCATGCGTCGGGTCTGCGACCGCGCCGCCGAGCGCGGAGTGCGGATCGGCGCGCAGGTGTCCTACCGGGACCTGGCGGGCTTCGGGCGGCGCGCCATGGACGTGCCGCCAGCGGAGCTGGCGGCCGAAGTGGCTTACCAGATCGGCGCCTTGGAGGTGTTCGCCCGCGCGGCGGGCACGCGCGTGGCGTACGTGAAGCCGCACGGCGCGCTCTACAACCGCGTCGTCCACGACGAGGAGCAGGCCCGCGCGGTCGTCGAGGGCGTACTGCTCGCCGACGCCGCGCTGCCCGTCCTCGGGCTTCCGGGATCGTCCCTTCTGAAGACGGCGGACAAGGCCGGGCTCCCCGTCGTCACCGAGGCCTTCGCGGACCGCGCCTACACCGACGAGGGCACTCTGGTCCCCCGCTCCCGTGAAGGAGCGGTCGTCACGGAGGCGGACGCCGTCGTCACACGGTCCGTCGGAATGGCCCGGTCCGGTGTCGTCACCTCGCTCGGGGGCCGCGAGATCGAGGTCCGCGCGCGGTCGCTGTGCCTGCACGGCGACACCCCGGGGGCGGTGGAGCTTGCCCGGCGGGTGCGGGCCGAGCTGGAGGCGGCCGGCGTGCGCGTGGCGGCGTTCGCGTGAGGGCCCTGCCGGTCGGCGAGCGGGCCCTGCTCGTCGAACTCTCCGACGGCACCGAGGCCCAGGCCCTCCACGCGGAGCTGCTGCGCCGTCGCGCGTCGGGCGACCTGCGGGTCCGGGAGATCGTTCCCGCGGCGCGTACGGTGCTCCTCGACGGTCTCGACGACCCCGGCCGCGTCGGCGCCGAGCTGCCCGGCTGGGACATCCCGTCGCTGCCCCCGCGCGCGGGAGCGGTTCTGGAGATACCGGTGAGGTACGACGGGCCGGACCTCGCGGACGTGGCGGCGCACTGGGGCGTGCCCGTGGGCGACGTGGCGCGGATCCACTCCGCCGCCGAATTCCGCGTCGCGTTCTGTGGGTTCGCACCCGGCTTCGGCTATCTGACCGGGCTGCCCGAGCGCTACGAAGTACCGCGCAGGGCCACGCCACGCACCAGTGTGCCCCGGGGCAGCGTCGCCCTGGCGGGCCCGTACACGGGCGTCTACCCGCGCGCGTCGCCCGGCGGCTGGCAGCTCATCGGTTCCACGGACCTCGTGCTGTGGGACCACGCGCGCGTGCCCGCCGCGCTGCTCTCCCCCGGCGTCCGCGTCCGCTTCGTGCCGCGTACGGCCCCGACGGCCCCGGCAGCGGGGACGTGATGACCGACCACGCCCTCTCCGTCGTACGCGCCGGGGCCCTGACCACCGTGCAGGACCTCGGGCGCCCCGGGCACGCGCATCTCGGGGTGCCCCGCTCCGGAGCCCTCGACCTGCCCGCGGCCCGCCTGGTCAACCGCCTGGTCGGCAACCCGCCCGAAGCGGCCGTCCTGGAGACCACCCTCGACGGCTGTGCCGTGCGTCCGCGCAGGACCGTGACGGTCGCCGTGGGCGGTGCGCCCTGCCCCGTGACCGTGGACGGCAGGCCCGCGCCCTGGGGAGCCCCCGTGCGGGTGCCCGCGGGAGCGCTCCTGGACGTCGGAACGGCCGTCTCCGGAGTACGGTGCTACGTCGCGTTCGACGGCGGCGTGAGCGTCGAGCCGGTGCTCGGCAGCCGCTCGACGGATCTGCTCTCCGGCCTCGGCCCGCCCCCGCTCGCGACCGGCGCCGTCCTCCCCCTGGGACACCCCGGCCGCGACCACGCACGCGTGGACGTCGTTCCGCAGCCCGCGCCGCCCCAGGAGCTGGTGCTCCGGGTGACGCTCGGGCCGCGCGCGGACTGGTTCACGGCGGCGGCGCTGGACACCCTCACCACGCGCGCGTACACGGTGTCCTCGGCGAGCAACCGCATCGGGCTGCGCACCGAGGGCCCGGCCCTGGAGCGGGCGTTCGAAGGCGAGCTGCCCAGTGAGGGCATGGTGCTCGGCGCCGTGCAGGTCCCGCCGGACGGCAGGCCCGTCGTCTTCCTGGCCGACCACCCCACCACCGGGGGCTACCCGGTGGTCGCCGTGGTCCGCGAGAGCGACCTGGCCGCGGCGGCGCAGGCCTGGCCCGGCACGCCCGTGCGTTTCGTCGCCGCCGGCCTGCGGCGACCCTCACAGGTCCCCTAGGCCGCCCGTCACACGGCCGCGTCCGGGCCGATCCTGCTGCGCACCGCTGTCTGTACGTCGTCCTCCTCGGCGGGGTCCGCGGCGAGCCTCCTGAGCCGGTTGACGACACGGGCGTCACCGGTCTCGGCGTGCCGTGCGGCGACTTCGCGGGTGGACTCCTCGCAGTCCCAGAGGCACTCGACGGCGAAGCCGGAGGCGAAGGAGGGATCGGTGGCGGCCAGCGCGCGTGCGGCGCGGCCGCGGAGGTGGGAGGAGGCGGTCTCTCGGTAGACGTGCCGCAGCACGGGGGCGGCGCAGGCGATGCCGAGGCGTCCCGCGCCGTCGACGAGGGTCCACAGCGTCGGCGCGTCGGGGCCCTCGCCGCGGACGGCCTCGCGGAGCGCGGCGAGGACCGGCTTGCTGTCCTGTGCGCCGCCCCGGCAGGCGAGCATGCGTCCGGCGGCCGCGCCCAAGTCGTCGGGCCGGTAGGCCCAGCGTCGGGCACGCTCGACGGCGGCGACGCTGCGCATCCGTTCGAAGGCGTCGGTGGCGGCGTCCACCACGACCTGCGAGGGGCCTTCCGCGGCGTACTCGATGAGGTCGAGGACGGCGGGGTCGTGGGTGTCCGCGAGGTAGCGCAGGGCGGTGCCGCGCGCCCCGTCGGAGCCGTTGCGTGCGGCCTCGATGATCTCGGCGCGGTCCTCGGGTCCTGCGACCGCGGTCAGGCAGCGTGCGGCGGGCACGTACAGGACGGTGCCCCGCTCCAGGCCCTCCTGCGCCCAGTCGAAGACGGCCTGGACGCTCCAGCCCGGGCGCGGTCCCGAGGGACGCATCTGGCGCTGCCACCGGTCGAAGGAGCCCTGTTCCCGCGCGGCGCGCACGCGGGCGCCGATATCGGCGCGGGGGTCCTCTTCCCAGAGGCGCCAGGGCCTCGGTTCGTAGGCGTCGCGGACGGCGGCGGCGAGGTCGGCCTCGCCCTCGGCGTCGGGGGCGAACCGGGCGAGCACGGGGGCCGCGAGGGCCCGCAGCCCCGCGTCGTCGTCGCGCAGCGCCAGCTCGTCGAGGGCCCAGGCCCAGTTGGAGCCGAACGCCGCGTACCTCCGCAGGAGCTCGAGGGCGTCCTGCCTGCCGTACGAGGCGAGGTGGCCGAGGACGGCGAGGGCGAGTCCGGTGCGCGAGTCGTCCGTGTTCAGGACGTCCTCGGCATCGAAGAGGTGCCGCTCGATCTCGCCGAGTCCGCCGTGCAGGTCGAGGTAGAGCCGGGCGTAGTACAGCGAGCGGTTCTCCACCTGCCAGTCGTGGCGGGGATCGTTGAGCACGCAGTGGTCGAGGGCGGTGAGCGCCTCGGAGCGTGGGGCGGTGAGCGCGTGCAGGGTGCCGTCGCCGCGGCCCCTCTGCAGCAGGCCGAGCAGCGTACCGCTGGGCGCTATGACCGGATCGAACATGGGAAACAGCCTCACATCAAGCGTCGACGCAACCGGGAATCACGCATTACCTGGCCGTGCGCCAACACGTCGGGCCGCCCGCCGTCTTTTGCTTGTCGAAGACCATCTTCCTCTGCCTCTCGTCGGTGGCCCAGGGGTTCCCGGACGGGAGGTCCGGGGGCGGGCCGCTCACGGTCCACGCGGTGCGGCAACATCTGCCCCACCGTCGCGTCCGTGAATCACGTCGTCATGATGACCCGGCGGTCAGGTCCGCCGCGACCACATTTCCAGCGCCCCCGTTGTTGCTGGTCAGGTACCCGGTTCAGGCGGCCCCGAACAGCTGCAGCAGCTCCGCCTTTCCGAACATCCTGGCCGTGTCGACGGCCGACGGAGTGCCGGCGGCGGGATCCGCGCCACCGTCCAGGAGGGCCCGGATCACCGCGTCCTCGCCCTTGAAGACGGCTCCGGCGAGCGGGGTCTGGCCCCGGTCGTTGGCGCGGTTGGTGTCGGCGCCGCGCTCCACGAGGGCGCGGACCGCGTCGGCGTGCCCGTGGTAGGCCGCCAGCATCACGAGCGAGTCGCCGCTGTCGTTCGTGAGGTTCGCGGGGGCGCCCGCGTCCACGTAGGCGGCGAGGGCCGCTGCGTCGCCCTGACGTGCCAGATCGAAGATCTTGGTCGCCAGCTCCACGACCTCGGGGTCGGGGGCTTCGCTCATGGGGGCGTTCCGCCTTTCCGGCTTTTCGGGTGCGTCTGCCTGTGCAGCCGTACGAGTGAATCGACAGGGTACTGCCCCGCCGGGCACATGACCCGGGCCACCCGAGGCAAAGATCACGCCGAGGCGCGAAGGCCACTCGGAACCCCGACCATGACCCGATCGGGCTACACCATTAGAGGGAAATCCCAAGAAATTGACCCATTTGCACCTTTTATCGTATGGATACATGCTGTGAACCTGGAAGAACTCATGGTGACTGTCCCCACCAAACCAGGAGAACCGTCATGGTCCTTTCCATCTCGGGCGTCGTACTGCTCGGAATCATCGTCTTCCTCTTCTTCCGCAAAGACGGACTCAAGGCGTCGCACGCGGTGGTCTGCGCCCTCTTCGGCTTCTTCATGGCAGGCACGGCGATCGCCCCGAGCATCAAGGCCGGCAGCGCGAGCCTGGCGAGCCTCCTCGGCGGGATCAAGTTCTGACCGTCCCGCTTTCGTACGCACCTCCAGGAGACAGACGTGGCCAGGCGACCACTCCCCCGCATTCTGAGCAACGGCACCGCATCCATCGCCCGGAGCAGGGAGCTGGCACGGTCGGCGGCCGACAGCGCCACGGACGTCCTCCATCCGCTGATCACGATCACCCGCGGACTGCGCCGGCTGGCTGCCGCCGGGCGGCGCAGATGGGCCGACACCCCGAAGGACAAGCGCGGGCCGCTGCTGTTCCTCGTGGCCTCCGTCGTCCTGGTCGTGGCGCTCGTGCCCTACGGACCGCTGCTCGCCCTCATCTCCCTGATGGGGGCGGCGGCCTGGACGGGCCGCGAGCGCACCGCTCCGGAGCCGGAGGGGCCTGACGAGGCGCAGGTGCAGCGGCTGCAGTCCCTCTACGAAGCGCTCGTCCCGTACTTCTCCGTCCCCGAGGACCCCGCCCCGCTCTTCGCGCACGGCGGTGAATGGGACAAGGCGTTCGTCGAGCACGACTTCGACGACACCGGGCGGATCTCCCGGCTCGTGGTGCGCTACCCCGCGTACTTCACGGACGGCGAGGCCGAGTCCCGCGCCCGGATCGAACAGCTGCTGCACGCCAAGGCGGGGCGCGGCCGCGAGTACCACTTCCTGTGGGACGAGGAGGGCAATCAGCTCACCGTCACGGTGCTCTCCCCGCTGCCCACCGACATCGCCGCCCAGCGATTCGTCACCGCCCCGGGAGAGACCGTCCTCGGCTTCACCGACGAGACCGGCGTCCAGCGCACCCTGCCGCTGTCCGACGGCGCGGAACAGCGCGACGTACCCCCCGTCGTGTGGCGCACGGGCATCCGCTCCACCGAGCCCCACCTGCTGATCGCCGGCCAGCCCGGCAGCGGCACGACGTCATTGCTGCGCTCCATCGCCCTCCAGGCGCTGCAGTACGGCGATGTGCTCGTCGTCGAGGGCAGCGGCACCGGCGACTACGCCTGTCTGACCGGCCGTGACGGGGTCCTCGCCATCGAGTGCGGGCTCACCGGGGCGCTCGCGAGCCTCGAATGGGCGGCGCACGAGACCGAGCGCAGGCTCATCGCGGCGAACCGCGCGCGGCAGGCGGGCCACCCGCCGCCGGAGGACACCAAGCGCCCCCTGTGGCTCCTCCTCGACCGCCCGAGCGCGCTCGGGCACCTCGCCGCGGCCGACGGGCGCACGGACCCCCAGTCACTGCTGCAGGTCCCGTTGCGGCACGGCAGGGCGGCGAACGTGACGGTCGTGGTCGCCGACCAGTTGGACGCCCTCGACGCGCTGAGCGAGGCGGTGCATCAGCACACCCGCGCGCGCGTGGTGCTGGGTTACGCCACGGTCGACCAGCTGGAGGACGTCCTCGGGACGCCGCCCCACACGACGCCGACGATGGACGTACCGCCCGGCCGCGGCTACGCCCGGCTCGGCGCGGGCCCGGTGCACCGTCTCCAGGTCCCCGCGACCCCCGACCCGTACGACGACGCGACCAGCGAGGCCCACCGCAGGGCCGTCATGGAGCTGCTGCCGGAGCGGAGCACCCCGCCGGACGAGACGGAGCCCGCCGCCCCGGAGGCCACGGAGGCGGAACCGGTCCCCGCCGAGAGCTAGGGCCCTGCTACGGAGACGTGCATCAGGCGACAAACGGGTGGGCTGCCTGCGCGCCCGCGCCGACGCCCGTCTCGACCAGCCGGGCCGCCGCCGCCAACCGCGCCGCCGCCTCGTCGGCGACCGCGCCCCCCACGGTGAACGGCAGCCGCACGTATCCCTCAAAGGCTCCGTCCACTCCGAAGCGGGGCCCCGAAGGCACTCGTACGCCCACCCGCTCGCCCACCTCGGCGAGCCGCGACCCGGACACGCCGCCGGTGCGCACCCAGAGGGTGAGACCGCCGCGCGGCACCTCGAACTCCCAGTCGGGCAGCTCGCGGCGGACGGCTGCGACCAGCGCGTCGCGATTCTCCCTGGCCTGTTCCCTGCGCACGTCCACGGCGGCCTGCCAGCCGCCGGTGTTCAGGAGCCAGTTCACGGCGAGCTGTTCGAGGACGGGGGTGCCGAGATCGGCGTACGCGCGCGCGGCGACCAGGCTGCGGATCACGTCGGGCGCGGCCCGCACCCAGCCGATGCGCATGCCGGCCCAGAAGGCCTTGCTGGCCGAGCCGACGGTGATGACGGTGGAGCCCGCGGGGTCGAAACCGCAGACCGGGCGCGGCATGGCGAGGTCCTCGTCGAGGCCGAGCTCGCTCATCGTCTCGTCGACGACGAGGACCGTGCCCGCGGACCTGGCCGCCTCGACGAGCTGCCTGCGCTGGTCCTCGTCCGCGAGCGCGCCGGTGGGGTTGTGGAAGTCCGCGACGACGTACGCGAGCCGGGGCGCGGCGTCGCGCAGGACCTGCCGCCAGCGGTCCATGTCCCAGCCCTGGAGGCCCTCGGCCATGGCGACGGGGACGAGGCGGGCGCCCGCTTCACGCATCAGCTGGAGGATGTTGGCGTACGACGGCGACTCCACGGCGATGCGTTCGCCGCGGCCCGCGAAGAGGTGACAGATGGCGTCGATGGCGCCCATCGCACCGGTGGTCACCATGATCTGTTCGGGCATGGTGGGGATCCCGCGCGCGCTGTAGCGCTCGGCGAGCATCTCGCGCAGGGCGGGCAGGCCGGCGGGGTAGTCGCCGTGCGTGTGGGCGTACGGCGGGAGGGCTTCGAGGGCACCCTGGACGGCGCGGGTGAGCCAGGGTTCGGGCGCGGGCAGCGCCGCACAGCCGAGGTCGATCATGGAACCGAGCGCCTCGGGGGGCAGCGGTTCGAGACCGCGCGCGGGGAGAGGATTTCCGGCGGGGACGGCGGTCCAGCTGCCCGCTCCCCTGCGGGACTCCAGGAACCCCTCGGTGCGCAGCGCTTCGTAGGCGGCGGCGACGGTGGTACGGCTGACGGCGAGGGCGACCGCGAGTTCACGCTCGGCGGGCAGGCGCGCGGCGACCGGTACACGCCCTTCGAGCACGAGGAGCCGGATGCCGTCGGCGAGGGCACGGTAGGCGGGCGGGCGGCGCGAGCCCGTGCCCACGGGGCGGTCCTGCTGGGAGGCGAGGAGACGGGCGAGCTGCGTCGACCCCATCGCCGAAGTCCACTGAGCCATGATTCCCAGTCCACCTTCCCCGGATTGGCCATGGTTGGCTGCTTTGTACAAGCCACAGAGTGTCATGCGTCAGGCCACTACCACCACCAACGGGGGCACCTCTTGTCCGGCACGACACCCGGCACGACACCTGGCGAGACACCTGGGGCGACGCGGCGGCAGCTCCCGCGGCGACTCACGCAGCTCTACGCGGGCCTCACCCTGTACGGCGTGAGCTCCGCGCTCCTCGTCGTGTCCGGCCTCGGCCTGGAGCCGTGGAACGTGCTGCATCAGGGGCTCGCCGAGCTCACCGGCCTCTCGATCGGCGCCGTGTCCATCGTGGTGGGCGCCGCGGTCCTGCTCCTGTGGATCCCGCTGAGGCAGCGTCCCGGGCTCGGCACGGTCTCCAACGTCTTCGTCGTCGGGCTGGCGATGGACGCCGCGCTGGCGCTGCTGCCGGAGGCCGAGGGCTGGGCCGTGCGCGTACCGCTGATGGTGGCCGGGATCGTCCTGAACGGCGCGGCGACCGGCCTGTACATCGCGGCGGCGTTCGGCCCCGGCCCCCGGGACGGCCTGATGACGGGCCTGCACCAGCGGACCGGACGCTCCATCCGGCTGATGCGGACACTCATCGAGGTGGCGGTGGTCGTGACCGGCTTCGCGCTCGGCGGCACCGTCGGGGTCGGCACGGTCCTCTACGCGCTCGCCATCGGCCCGCTCGCCCAGTTCTTCCTGCGCCGCTTTGCCCTCCCCACGACCGTCACGGGCGTCGTCGTGGCCTCCGGCGGCCCGCCGGAGCAGGCGATACTGCAGCCGTGACCACGCGCGTACGCCACCCCTACCTCGATCACCCGGGACCGCTCGCCCTCGCCCACCGCGGCGGTGCGGCGGACGGCCTGGAGAACACCGCCGCGGCCTTCCGGCGCGCCGTCGACCTCGGCTACCGCTACATCGAGACCGATGTGCACGCCACCGCCGACGGCCGCCTCGTCGCCTTCCACGACGCGACGCTGGACCGGGTGACCGACGCGGCGGGACGCATCATCGACCTGCCGTGGAGCGAGGTGCGCCACGCGCGCGTGGCGGGCAGCGAACCGGTGCCCCTCTTCGAGGAGTGCCTCGAAGCCTTTCCCGACGTGCGCTGGAACGTGGACGTGAAGGCGGAGCCCGCGCTGCTGCCGCTGCTCGACCTGATCCGCCGCACCGACTCCTGGGACCGCGTCTGCGTCGGCTCGTTCTCGGAGGCCCGGGTAGCCAGGGCCCAGCGCTTC from the Streptomyces venezuelae genome contains:
- a CDS encoding PLP-dependent aminotransferase family protein, with protein sequence MAQWTSAMGSTQLARLLASQQDRPVGTGSRRPPAYRALADGIRLLVLEGRVPVAARLPAERELAVALAVSRTTVAAAYEALRTEGFLESRRGAGSWTAVPAGNPLPARGLEPLPPEALGSMIDLGCAALPAPEPWLTRAVQGALEALPPYAHTHGDYPAGLPALREMLAERYSARGIPTMPEQIMVTTGAMGAIDAICHLFAGRGERIAVESPSYANILQLMREAGARLVPVAMAEGLQGWDMDRWRQVLRDAAPRLAYVVADFHNPTGALADEDQRRQLVEAARSAGTVLVVDETMSELGLDEDLAMPRPVCGFDPAGSTVITVGSASKAFWAGMRIGWVRAAPDVIRSLVAARAYADLGTPVLEQLAVNWLLNTGGWQAAVDVRREQARENRDALVAAVRRELPDWEFEVPRGGLTLWVRTGGVSGSRLAEVGERVGVRVPSGPRFGVDGAFEGYVRLPFTVGGAVADEAAARLAAAARLVETGVGAGAQAAHPFVA
- a CDS encoding HEAT repeat domain-containing protein, giving the protein MFDPVIAPSGTLLGLLQRGRGDGTLHALTAPRSEALTALDHCVLNDPRHDWQVENRSLYYARLYLDLHGGLGEIERHLFDAEDVLNTDDSRTGLALAVLGHLASYGRQDALELLRRYAAFGSNWAWALDELALRDDDAGLRALAAPVLARFAPDAEGEADLAAAVRDAYEPRPWRLWEEDPRADIGARVRAAREQGSFDRWQRQMRPSGPRPGWSVQAVFDWAQEGLERGTVLYVPAARCLTAVAGPEDRAEIIEAARNGSDGARGTALRYLADTHDPAVLDLIEYAAEGPSQVVVDAATDAFERMRSVAAVERARRWAYRPDDLGAAAGRMLACRGGAQDSKPVLAALREAVRGEGPDAPTLWTLVDGAGRLGIACAAPVLRHVYRETASSHLRGRAARALAATDPSFASGFAVECLWDCEESTREVAARHAETGDARVVNRLRRLAADPAEEDDVQTAVRSRIGPDAAV
- a CDS encoding YczE/YyaS/YitT family protein → MAMVGCFVQATECHASGHYHHQRGHLLSGTTPGTTPGETPGATRRQLPRRLTQLYAGLTLYGVSSALLVVSGLGLEPWNVLHQGLAELTGLSIGAVSIVVGAAVLLLWIPLRQRPGLGTVSNVFVVGLAMDAALALLPEAEGWAVRVPLMVAGIVLNGAATGLYIAAAFGPGPRDGLMTGLHQRTGRSIRLMRTLIEVAVVVTGFALGGTVGVGTVLYALAIGPLAQFFLRRFALPTTVTGVVVASGGPPEQAILQP
- a CDS encoding putative hydro-lyase, giving the protein MNHETRATPSIRSAKKARAAFRAGDTSPTAGWAAGFTQANLISVPADWAYEMLLFCQRNPKPCPVLDVTDAGSWSTPLAPGADLRTDLPLYRVWEHGELTAEPTDVVGHWRDDLVTFLIGCSFTFEWALADAGVPLRHIEQGRNVPMYVTDRPCRPAGRLHGPMVVSMRPVPPSRLADAIRESSLMPAVHGSPVHCGDPGGLGIAHLDRPDFGDAVALEPDDIPVFWACGVTPQAAVMASRPPFAITHAPGRMFVTDARDEQYRVV
- a CDS encoding MFS transporter, yielding MSTTPPPETAAPAGPHPDQGELPDDSGAFGWLRALGPRGRRAFAGAFGGYALDSYDYFTLPLSMVALAAYFGLDSGQTGLFTTVTLVVSAVGGAIAGVVADRIGRVKALMITVVTYAVFTVACGFAPNYETLLVFRALQGLGFGGEWAVGAILVAEYATAKNRGRTLGAIQSSWAVGWGLAVIVYTVVFQFLDDDVAWRVMFWTGALPALLVIYVRRNVHDAPEAAEERRKSADKGSFTAIFKPGLLRTTFFAVLLSTGVQGGYYTLATWVPTYLKSDRGLTVVGTGGYLTFLISGAFIGYLTGGYLTDKLGRKRNITLFAFLSAASILAYTNIPDGANGLLLVLGFPLGFCMSAIFSGFGSFLSELYPAAVRGTGQGFTYNTGRAIGAVFPTMVGFLADSWGVGGALVFGAIGYGLAVLALLGLPETRGRELP
- a CDS encoding ankyrin repeat domain-containing protein; amino-acid sequence: MSEAPDPEVVELATKIFDLARQGDAAALAAYVDAGAPANLTNDSGDSLVMLAAYHGHADAVRALVERGADTNRANDRGQTPLAGAVFKGEDAVIRALLDGGADPAAGTPSAVDTARMFGKAELLQLFGAA
- a CDS encoding LamB/YcsF family protein, with translation MSAPLIDLNADLGEGFGRWHLTDDEELLSVVTSANVACGFHAGDPVTMRRVCDRAAERGVRIGAQVSYRDLAGFGRRAMDVPPAELAAEVAYQIGALEVFARAAGTRVAYVKPHGALYNRVVHDEEQARAVVEGVLLADAALPVLGLPGSSLLKTADKAGLPVVTEAFADRAYTDEGTLVPRSREGAVVTEADAVVTRSVGMARSGVVTSLGGREIEVRARSLCLHGDTPGAVELARRVRAELEAAGVRVAAFA
- a CDS encoding 5-oxoprolinase subunit B family protein codes for the protein MRALPVGERALLVELSDGTEAQALHAELLRRRASGDLRVREIVPAARTVLLDGLDDPGRVGAELPGWDIPSLPPRAGAVLEIPVRYDGPDLADVAAHWGVPVGDVARIHSAAEFRVAFCGFAPGFGYLTGLPERYEVPRRATPRTSVPRGSVALAGPYTGVYPRASPGGWQLIGSTDLVLWDHARVPAALLSPGVRVRFVPRTAPTAPAAGT
- a CDS encoding biotin-dependent carboxyltransferase family protein, whose product is MTDHALSVVRAGALTTVQDLGRPGHAHLGVPRSGALDLPAARLVNRLVGNPPEAAVLETTLDGCAVRPRRTVTVAVGGAPCPVTVDGRPAPWGAPVRVPAGALLDVGTAVSGVRCYVAFDGGVSVEPVLGSRSTDLLSGLGPPPLATGAVLPLGHPGRDHARVDVVPQPAPPQELVLRVTLGPRADWFTAAALDTLTTRAYTVSSASNRIGLRTEGPALERAFEGELPSEGMVLGAVQVPPDGRPVVFLADHPTTGGYPVVAVVRESDLAAAAQAWPGTPVRFVAAGLRRPSQVP
- a CDS encoding glycerophosphodiester phosphodiesterase; its protein translation is MTTRVRHPYLDHPGPLALAHRGGAADGLENTAAAFRRAVDLGYRYIETDVHATADGRLVAFHDATLDRVTDAAGRIIDLPWSEVRHARVAGSEPVPLFEECLEAFPDVRWNVDVKAEPALLPLLDLIRRTDSWDRVCVGSFSEARVARAQRFGGPRLATSLGTRGVAALRMLSYGVPAALRRSAVCAQVPETHGGIQVVDHRFVRAAHARGMQVHVWTVNDADRMSALLDLGVDGIVSDHIETLREVLKDRGTWV